One Eurosta solidaginis isolate ZX-2024a chromosome 5, ASM4086904v1, whole genome shotgun sequence DNA segment encodes these proteins:
- the DopEcR gene encoding G-protein coupled receptor 52: MQEMSYLQDNSKLEALTKAVLISILGVAIVVSNLLIIATYANFKGPTEVINYYLLSLAVADLLCGLLVVPFSVYPALTGEWMYGDIVCRFTGYLEVTLWAVTLYTFMWISVDRYLAVRKPLRYETVQTKTRCQCWMVFTWISSALLCCPPILSYSEPIMNNITHICMLDWGNMAAYTATLAILVLGPSVISIVHNYGYIFVMMRKLKSGEPIHDKEYATALAENLSNPSHMMSFVLVFAFWMSWLPWILLRFYEVVTGDVIQSTLINFMVVWIGILNSFWKIVVMTSMSPQFRIALRVFCLTICCKTKGRLQAELIGLDPDD, encoded by the exons ATGCAGGAAATGAGTTACCTGCAAGACAATTCCAAATTGGAGGCACTTACCAAAGCTGTACTCATCTCCATTCTTGGCGTTGCCATCGTCGTCTCCAACCTTCTTATAATAGCCACATATGCCAATTTTAAAG GTCCCACAGAAGTCATCAATTACTATCTGCTCTCGCTAGCCGTTGCGGATTTGCTATGCGGTCTTTTGGTTGTGCCCTTCTCAGTATATCCAGCTTTAACAGGCGAATGGATGTACGGCGATATCGTATGCCGCTTCACCGGCTATCTTGAAGTAACACTATGGGCCGTTACCCTGTATACATTTATGTGGATCTCGGTGGACCGATATTTGGCCGTACGAAAGCCGCTGCGCTATGAGACTGTACAAACGAAAACCAG ATGTCAATGCTGGATGGTATTCACGTGGATTTCCTCTGCTTTATTATGTTGTCCACCAATATTGAGTTACTCGGAACCGATTATGAACAATATAACGCATATATGTATGCTGGATTGGGGCAATATGGCGGCATACACAGCTACACTGGCAATTTTAGTTTTAGGTCCTAGCGTTATATCCATAGTACATAATTATGGTTATATATTTGTAATGATGCGTAAATTGAAATCAGGCGAACCCATACACGATAAAGAATATGCAACCGCATTAGCTGAAAATTTATCGAATCCTAGTCATATGATGTCATTCGTATTAGTGTTTGCATTCTGGATGTCATGGTTGCCATGGATATTATTACGATTTTATGAAGTGGTTACCGGCGATGTTATCCAAAGTACTCTCATTAATTTTATGGTCGTCTGGATTGGCATACTGAATTCATTTTGGAAAATTGTCGTTATGACCAGTATGTCACCACAATTTCGTATTGCACTTAGAGTATTTTGTTTAACGATATGTTGTAAGACTAAGGGCCGTTTGCAAGCGGAACTAATCGGATTGGACCCAGATGACTAG